One region of Bradyrhizobium betae genomic DNA includes:
- a CDS encoding acyl-CoA dehydrogenase, which produces MSFRRDTITKPIFSWARGVLPAMSDTEREALEAGDVWWDADLFTGNPDWSKLLKIAPAKLTDEEQAFLNGPVDALCTMLDEWKIFWEWRDLPQDVWAFIKREKFFGMIIPKEFGGLGFSPYAHSEVVRKISTRSIAAAVTVMVPNSLGPGELLMRFGTKEQQERWLPRLADGRDIPCFGLTSPEAGSDAASMVDTGIICKGTFEGREVVGLKLNWHKRYITLGPVATLLGLAFKAYDPDHLVGNEEELGITVALIPTHLPGVEIGHRHLPSMQVFQNGPNRGRDVFIPLDYVIGGQERLGQGWKMLMTALAAGRGISLPSLSAAGAVYAARTTGAYARIREQFGISISKFEGVEEPLARIVATAYQLDAARRLTCAALNAGVHPAVISGIMKLHATERMRTAVDDAMDIHGGKAVIDGPQNYLGNLHRAVPVGITVEGANILTRNLIVFGQGAIRAHPYLLAEMTALADTDRDRGLTAFDKAFWKHVGHSFETLLRAFGRSWTFGAFAPAPNAGDATPFYRQLSRYSAAFALCADMALLTLGGALKRKEMLSARFGDILSELYLLSAALKRWQDEGRQKDDFAVLQWCMASGFKTIENRLAEILANLPNRFVAGFLKLVIQPFGARVLGPSDRVVHQCAGIVLEPSAARERLTPDLAHVDDDGGFARLERAFKLVTGTDAIAKRMRAAHVRDWKDAVAKGVITQAEGEQLAEAHEAVTKVIEVDDFAPEALSPIYKKTGDVHQFFQELGEQRAAS; this is translated from the coding sequence ATGAGCTTCCGCCGCGACACCATCACCAAGCCGATCTTCTCCTGGGCGCGCGGCGTGCTGCCGGCGATGTCCGACACCGAGCGCGAGGCGCTGGAGGCCGGTGACGTCTGGTGGGACGCCGATCTCTTCACCGGCAATCCCGACTGGTCGAAGCTGCTGAAGATCGCGCCGGCCAAATTGACCGACGAGGAGCAGGCCTTCCTCAACGGTCCCGTCGACGCGCTCTGCACCATGCTCGACGAGTGGAAGATCTTCTGGGAATGGCGCGACTTGCCCCAGGACGTCTGGGCTTTCATCAAGCGCGAGAAGTTCTTCGGCATGATCATCCCGAAGGAGTTCGGCGGCCTCGGCTTCTCGCCCTATGCGCATTCGGAAGTCGTGCGCAAGATCTCGACCCGCTCGATCGCGGCCGCCGTCACCGTGATGGTGCCGAACTCGCTTGGACCCGGCGAGCTCCTGATGCGCTTCGGCACCAAGGAGCAGCAGGAGCGCTGGCTGCCACGCCTCGCCGATGGCCGTGATATTCCCTGCTTCGGCCTCACCAGCCCCGAGGCCGGCTCCGATGCCGCCTCGATGGTCGACACCGGCATCATCTGCAAGGGCACTTTCGAAGGTCGCGAGGTCGTCGGCCTCAAGCTGAACTGGCACAAGCGCTACATCACGCTCGGTCCCGTCGCGACACTCTTGGGGCTGGCGTTCAAGGCCTACGATCCCGATCATCTCGTGGGCAACGAGGAAGAGCTCGGCATCACCGTGGCGTTGATCCCGACTCATCTGCCCGGCGTCGAGATCGGCCACCGCCATCTGCCGTCGATGCAGGTGTTCCAGAACGGCCCGAACCGGGGCCGCGATGTCTTCATTCCGCTCGACTATGTCATCGGCGGGCAGGAGCGGCTGGGGCAGGGCTGGAAGATGCTGATGACGGCGCTCGCCGCCGGCCGCGGCATCTCGCTGCCGTCGCTGTCGGCGGCCGGTGCCGTCTACGCAGCGCGCACCACAGGCGCCTATGCCCGCATCCGCGAGCAGTTCGGCATCTCCATCTCCAAGTTCGAAGGCGTCGAGGAGCCGCTGGCGCGCATCGTCGCCACCGCCTATCAGCTTGATGCGGCACGGCGGCTCACCTGCGCGGCGCTGAACGCCGGCGTTCATCCCGCCGTCATCTCGGGCATCATGAAGCTGCATGCGACCGAGCGGATGCGCACCGCTGTCGACGACGCCATGGATATCCATGGCGGCAAGGCCGTGATCGACGGTCCGCAAAACTATCTCGGCAATCTCCACCGCGCCGTCCCCGTCGGCATCACGGTGGAGGGTGCCAACATCCTGACTCGTAACCTCATCGTGTTCGGGCAGGGCGCGATCCGCGCGCATCCTTATCTGCTCGCCGAGATGACCGCGCTTGCCGATACCGACCGCGACCGCGGGCTCACCGCGTTCGACAAGGCGTTCTGGAAACACGTCGGCCATAGTTTCGAGACGCTCTTGCGGGCTTTCGGCCGGAGCTGGACATTCGGTGCCTTCGCGCCGGCACCGAACGCAGGTGACGCCACGCCGTTCTATCGCCAGCTCTCGCGCTATTCGGCGGCGTTTGCGCTCTGCGCCGACATGGCGCTGCTCACGCTCGGCGGCGCGCTCAAGCGCAAGGAGATGCTGTCGGCGCGCTTCGGCGACATTCTCTCCGAACTGTACCTGCTCTCGGCCGCGCTAAAACGCTGGCAGGACGAGGGCCGGCAGAAGGACGATTTTGCCGTGCTGCAATGGTGCATGGCGAGCGGCTTCAAGACGATCGAAAACAGGCTTGCGGAAATCCTCGCCAATCTGCCCAATCGCTTCGTCGCCGGCTTCCTCAAGCTCGTGATCCAGCCATTCGGCGCCCGCGTGCTCGGCCCGTCCGACCGCGTCGTGCACCAATGCGCTGGCATCGTGCTGGAGCCCTCGGCCGCGCGTGAGCGTCTCACGCCGGATCTCGCCCATGTCGATGACGACGGCGGCTTCGCCCGGCTGGAGCGAGCGTTCAAGCTGGTCACGGGTACCGACGCGATCGCCAAGCGCATGCGCGCCGCGCACGTCCGCGACTGGAAGGACGCCGTGGCCAAGGGCGTGATCACGCAAGCCGAAGGCGAGCAGCTTGCCGAGGCTCATGAAGCCGTCACAAAAGTGATCGAGGTCGACGATTTCGCGCCGGAGGCGCTGTCGCCGATTTACAAGAAAACCGGAGATGTGCATCAGTTCTTCCAGGAACTCGGTGAACAGAGGGCGGCGAGCTGA
- a CDS encoding flavin reductase family protein encodes MTDKDLYFYEPSKGHGLKHDPFNAIIAPRPIGWISSRDTKGQVNLAPYSFFNAFCYVPPIIGFSSTNWKDTVSNMEQTREFVWNLTTMDLAKQMNATAAHVGPEVDEFEIAGLTAVPGKLVNVPRVAESPVAFECKVSDIVRLKGADGKEADAWLTLGEVVAVHIDKAMIKDGVYQTAAARPIVRAGRRGDYFEIKPENMFEMVRPD; translated from the coding sequence GTGACCGACAAAGACCTGTACTTCTACGAGCCCTCCAAGGGCCACGGCCTCAAGCACGATCCCTTTAACGCAATCATCGCGCCGCGGCCGATCGGCTGGATCTCCTCACGCGACACCAAGGGCCAAGTCAATCTGGCGCCCTACAGCTTCTTCAACGCCTTCTGCTACGTGCCGCCGATCATCGGCTTCTCCTCCACCAACTGGAAGGACACGGTCTCGAACATGGAGCAGACCAGGGAGTTCGTCTGGAATCTGACCACCATGGACCTCGCCAAGCAGATGAATGCGACCGCCGCGCATGTCGGCCCCGAAGTCGACGAGTTCGAGATCGCGGGCCTCACCGCCGTGCCCGGCAAGCTCGTCAACGTGCCGCGTGTGGCCGAGAGCCCGGTCGCCTTCGAGTGCAAGGTGTCCGACATCGTCCGCCTCAAGGGCGCCGACGGCAAGGAAGCCGATGCCTGGCTGACGCTCGGCGAGGTCGTCGCCGTCCACATCGACAAGGCCATGATCAAGGACGGCGTCTACCAGACCGCTGCCGCCCGCCCGATCGTGCGCGCGGGGCGCCGCGGCGACTATTTCGAGATCAAGCCGGAAAACATGTTCGAGATGGTCCGGCCGGATTAA
- a CDS encoding TetR/AcrR family transcriptional regulator, producing the protein MALISEHIEGDTRDRILEVAERLFRQIGYQKTTVGDIAKELRMSPANVYRFFESKKAIHQAVARSLMGEVELEAQRIVARPGPVLPRFRELLTTIHRMNTERYVGDNKLHEMVEIAMQEDWEVCVAHMELITTAVGQMIAQGAASGEFVAPDLELASMCACTAMMRFFHPQMIAQCTTKPGPTIDQMIDFVIAGLSPRP; encoded by the coding sequence ATGGCCCTTATTTCGGAACATATCGAAGGCGACACCCGGGACCGTATTCTCGAGGTGGCCGAGCGGCTGTTCCGCCAGATCGGCTACCAGAAGACCACGGTTGGGGACATCGCCAAGGAGCTCAGGATGAGCCCCGCCAATGTCTATCGCTTCTTCGAATCGAAGAAGGCGATCCATCAGGCGGTGGCCCGTTCGCTGATGGGCGAGGTCGAGCTGGAGGCGCAGCGGATCGTGGCGCGGCCGGGTCCCGTGCTCCCGCGCTTCCGCGAGCTGCTCACCACCATCCATCGCATGAACACCGAGCGCTATGTCGGCGACAACAAGCTGCATGAGATGGTCGAGATCGCGATGCAGGAGGACTGGGAGGTCTGCGTCGCCCATATGGAGCTGATCACCACGGCGGTCGGCCAGATGATCGCGCAGGGCGCGGCCTCCGGCGAGTTCGTGGCGCCGGATCTGGAGCTGGCCTCGATGTGCGCCTGCACCGCGATGATGCGCTTCTTCCACCCCCAGATGATCGCCCAGTGCACCACCAAGCCCGGCCCGACCATCGACCAGATGATCGATTTCGTCATCGCGGGTCTGTCCCCGCGCCCCTGA